ccttaaaaaggaaattctgacagatGCTgtaatggatgaaccttgaggacattacattaagtgaaataagccagtcacaaaaagacaaatactgatgattccacttacatgaggtaacTAGTCAAATTCATAAGAAAGGACAATGGTGGCTGGCATGCAATAGAAGGAAATGGGAGggttgtttaatgagtacagttTGTTTTGCAAGATGATAAGAGTTCTGAAGATTggctgtacaacaatgtgaatgtactcgACAATAacgaactgtacatttaaaaatagttaagacagggggccagccctgtggcctagtggttaaattctgcacactccacttcgggggcccaggttcagttcctgggcatggacctacaccacttgttggcggccATGCAACAtaccaacatataaaatagaggaagattggcaccgttgttagctcaaggcgaatattcctcagcaaagggaaaaagacagttaagacagtaaattttatgttatgtgtattttaccacaatttaaaaaaattctaaacagtAACTTCAAATAGCCATATTACCTTTATATTCCAAAATCACTTTGCACTCTGAAAGATACCAGCCTTCCTCATCTCCTCAAAATCTTTCATGGAATCATAATTTCTGTAGAAATCTGCATATGCTTTCTTTCTCGGTTCAGCCACAGCAAACTAAAAAGTAACATATTCCATTAGAACTTATTTTTTAGATTATTAGAAACAATACTAAAGACAACATAAATCACAATACATTATGTGTGTGTTCACCTTTAACTTGAACCCTCTATTTCCTAAAACAAACGGTGGAGGCACTGAGACAgatgcaaggaaagaaaaagcagccTTAGGGAAACTACTTAGCAAGAGGAGCCCTCCTTGCCTAGGGATGGATTTTGTTgcgtgggtgggtgggtgttggGGGGGTGTGTACAGACTGGTAAGAGCCAAAGGGAGACACCCAGAAAGCTAAAAGATTTAGGGAGAAGGTAGACTGCAGCCTTCCCTCTGGCCAAAGCTAAATATTTCCACAGCTGAGACCAGCTAAAATATTCTGATTCAATTTAAGTTATACTATTAATTTCAAAGGAGTCTGAGATTGATTCTGTAACCATGTGCCTCTGAAAGGCACAGAAGCTTTCTATCTGGCAAGAGCCCTGGGTGATTTAGACTTCAACGTTAAGCCCTTAGAATAGACACTGACctgttttacacatgaggaaaaggactcagagtttaagtgacttgatTAAGGGCTAGGGAGAAGCACTAGTTGGTAGGTGGCTCAACCAGGATTCACACACAGGTCTGTCATCTGGCAAAGGTTTTATTCTCCAGAAAACACTGCCTAAAAGATTTCAATGTGTGTATTATAATCTAAATTCAAATCCCATCCTGCATATAAAAACCAGTAAAAAAttcttctggggccggcccggtggcacagtggttaaattcacacgttccgcttctcagtggcctggggttcatcagtttggatcccgggtgtggacatggcactgcttggcaagccatgctgtcgtaggtgtcccacatataaagtagaggaagatgggcatggatgttagctcagggccagccttcctcagcaaaaagaggtggattggcagtagttagttcagggctaatcttcctcaaaagaaaaaaaaaattcctcctaGTGCCAATCCACATCAGTTAAGGTGCTGCAGAAACATGGAATCATGATACTTCATCTTAACACAGCAAGAGCCTTCCATCTGGCCAGTTTTACCGCTTCACCTATTTGAATTCCCAACTTCTTCCAGTAAAACCAAGAGGCATAAGCCCCACTGCAACCCTCTGAACAAGGTCTGCTCGGACCCATTACCTACCTACAAAGCAACTGTGAGCATTCTGtcataacaagaaaaatattttttgttttaaaaacattgaacaCTAAGGCAGAGAGAAATAACATAAAAGGCTCAGTCAACAAacccaagaaataaaagcaaatgaattttatatttttttaatttatacgAGATACCTAGAGTAgttaaaatcaaagacagaaagcaaaactgtggttccgcggggtggggatggggagtggggaatGGAAGGTTATTGTTTAacggatacagagtttcagttttacaagacgAAAAGTCACGGAgatggtgacggttgcacaatattatgaatgtatttaataccactgaactgcacactttaatatttgttaaattttatgtgtattttacaatttaaaaaaacttattaaaaaaaccaaaaggcaCAACACTAAAATCCATAGAAAGCACAGAGTTAAAATGCAACTCTGTGGCAACAATTCTTCAAGGTGCCAAACAGAACTACTGCCTTCCCCATCCCTCTgcttaaataaaacaattatagcCTGTGCTATGAGCTGAACTTTCTCTCCCAAAATTCGTGTGAAGTCTTAatcccccagcacctcagaatgtaacAGTAT
This genomic interval from Equus przewalskii isolate Varuska chromosome 8, EquPr2, whole genome shotgun sequence contains the following:
- the COX6C gene encoding cytochrome c oxidase subunit 6C, translating into MASSALTKPQMRGLLAKRLRFHIVGAFIVSLSVATFYKFAVAEPRKKAYADFYRNYDSMKDFEEMRKAGIFQSAK